A part of Candidatus Deferrimicrobium borealis genomic DNA contains:
- a CDS encoding cytochrome c family protein — MKKTLVGIAALGYFGACVLLVAGLGVLWHRSDPAPEQPIPFPHTVHAGQLQIPCGYCHVFIERSRHAGAPPLETCMGCHRTVATEREAIRTLTRHYEEKRPVEWKRVHALPDFIYFSHKRHVKAGVACAECHGNVAGMKKVRRVNELVMGWCVSCHRVRGASRDCATCHK, encoded by the coding sequence TTGAAGAAGACGCTGGTCGGCATCGCGGCCCTCGGGTATTTCGGGGCCTGCGTCCTGCTCGTGGCGGGGCTCGGGGTCCTCTGGCACCGCTCCGACCCCGCCCCCGAGCAGCCGATCCCCTTCCCGCACACGGTCCACGCGGGGCAGTTGCAGATCCCCTGCGGCTACTGCCACGTCTTCATCGAGCGGTCGCGCCACGCCGGCGCCCCCCCGCTGGAGACGTGCATGGGGTGCCACAGGACGGTCGCCACCGAACGGGAGGCGATCCGGACGCTCACCCGTCACTACGAGGAGAAACGGCCCGTCGAGTGGAAGCGGGTCCACGCCTTGCCGGACTTCATCTACTTCTCCCACAAGCGGCACGTGAAGGCGGGGGTGGCGTGCGCGGAGTGCCATGGGAACGTGGCCGGGATGAAGAAGGTGCGCCGGGTGAACGAGCTGGTCATGGGGTGGTGCGTCTCGTGCCACAGGGTCCGGGGCGCGTCGCGCGACTGCGCCACCTGCCATAAGTAG
- a CDS encoding 4Fe-4S dicluster domain-containing protein, which yields MKRRDFLWLLGVVSGSTVMSACGSPNRSAKFTSYLLPPEEGIVPGEASFRPSTCTECPAGCGVTARVREGRPVKLEGTPGHPVNDGGLCLRGQSSLYRLYHPERLRGPMARDGGKLRPISWEDAFSRVAGSLKGSREKGRKNLFLSGRTTGSLSRLVDATCEKLGIERLSEYEVYCHAAEKEANGLLFGERDLPHYRIEEADYLLTVGADLLETHVTPVAYTRKISSARARGDFLWHHVEPHLSLTGANADRRFVLRPGRERSLLSFLLREVLERKPPKRPLPGDLLAALPRASASLVSGETGIPPESLKEIADRLAAAKRPLVIAGGVGTANTGGLEAASSAALIQWVTGAIPERVDFARSENYRAVGTLRDMEELSARMGRGEAGVVFLFRTNPAFSLPPRLAFKENLKKASLTVGMGEFLDETVREADLVLPLSHSLESWGDVEPRRGVVSLLQPVLPPLHDTLSDGDVLLRLLGNGSGKAAGSYEELLRAAWGKRLGEAGRNRLLETGYIEESLPKKTVSLDGKRAASALRGAGAAEDAGKPVLVLAPSLRTFDGRSRILPILSEIPDPLTTITYGPWISVSEETAARSGLRDRDEVTVASGDWKAVLPVKVQPGLPGGVFVVYRDAIPAPPVGTDPRTGGPVDAIKGVGITKTGKRVEIPILSGSFSQQGRGLIPDPVHLEEGRRHKRWTLYPEHEHKEYRWGMAVDLGRCNGCAACVAACHVENSVPVAGPADHLKGREMSWLRIEPFYEKGEVAFLPMLCQQCDNAPCESVCPVFAAYHNPEGLNVQVYNRCVGTRYCSNNCPYKVRRFNWWQHRWPEPSDRMRNPDVQVREVGMMEKCTFCIQRIRAAKDKAKDEGRKVRDGEFTTACAQSCPTGAIVFGNLLDKESKVSRLAHSERAYRVFETLGTEPSVHYLRGRKP from the coding sequence ATGAAGCGAAGGGATTTCCTTTGGCTCCTCGGGGTGGTCTCGGGCTCCACGGTGATGTCCGCGTGCGGGTCGCCGAACCGCTCCGCGAAATTCACCTCGTACCTCCTTCCGCCGGAGGAGGGAATCGTTCCCGGGGAAGCCAGCTTCCGCCCCTCGACGTGCACGGAGTGCCCCGCCGGCTGCGGAGTGACGGCGAGGGTCCGGGAGGGGCGGCCGGTCAAACTGGAGGGGACCCCGGGGCACCCGGTGAACGACGGCGGACTGTGCCTCCGGGGCCAATCCTCCCTGTACCGCCTCTACCACCCGGAACGACTCCGGGGGCCCATGGCCCGGGACGGGGGGAAACTTCGGCCGATCTCCTGGGAGGACGCCTTCTCCCGGGTGGCGGGATCCCTGAAAGGCTCCCGCGAGAAGGGCCGGAAGAACCTCTTCCTGTCCGGGCGGACGACGGGCTCCCTTTCACGGCTCGTCGACGCCACCTGCGAAAAACTCGGGATCGAGCGGCTTTCCGAATACGAGGTGTATTGCCACGCCGCCGAAAAGGAGGCGAACGGCCTCCTGTTCGGTGAAAGGGACCTCCCCCATTACCGGATCGAGGAGGCCGATTACCTGCTGACGGTCGGCGCGGACCTCCTCGAAACCCACGTCACCCCCGTCGCCTACACGCGGAAGATCTCCTCCGCGAGGGCCCGGGGCGATTTCCTCTGGCACCACGTGGAGCCCCATCTGTCGCTCACCGGGGCCAACGCGGACCGCAGGTTCGTCCTCCGGCCGGGAAGGGAACGGAGCCTCCTCTCCTTCCTGCTCCGGGAGGTCCTGGAGAGGAAGCCCCCGAAGAGGCCGCTGCCCGGGGATCTCCTCGCCGCCCTGCCCCGGGCGTCGGCTTCGTTGGTTTCCGGTGAAACGGGGATCCCGCCGGAGTCGTTGAAGGAGATCGCGGACCGCCTCGCCGCCGCGAAGCGTCCTCTCGTGATCGCCGGCGGGGTCGGAACGGCGAACACGGGGGGCCTGGAAGCCGCGTCGTCCGCCGCGCTGATCCAATGGGTTACCGGAGCCATCCCGGAACGGGTCGACTTCGCAAGGAGCGAGAACTACCGCGCCGTGGGGACGCTCCGGGACATGGAGGAACTCTCCGCCCGGATGGGAAGAGGGGAAGCCGGGGTCGTGTTCCTCTTCCGGACCAATCCCGCCTTCTCCCTGCCCCCGCGCCTCGCCTTCAAGGAGAACCTGAAAAAGGCGAGCCTCACCGTCGGGATGGGAGAGTTCCTCGACGAGACCGTGCGCGAGGCGGACCTCGTCCTCCCGCTCTCCCACTCCCTGGAGTCGTGGGGCGACGTCGAGCCCAGGAGGGGCGTCGTGTCCCTCCTCCAGCCGGTGCTCCCTCCCCTGCACGACACCTTGTCCGACGGGGACGTCCTCCTTCGCCTCCTCGGGAACGGCTCCGGGAAGGCGGCGGGGAGCTACGAGGAACTTCTGCGCGCGGCGTGGGGGAAGCGGCTCGGGGAGGCCGGGAGGAACCGGCTCCTCGAAACAGGGTACATCGAGGAGTCGCTGCCGAAGAAAACGGTCTCCCTCGACGGAAAGCGGGCCGCCTCCGCCCTCCGGGGCGCCGGGGCGGCGGAGGATGCCGGGAAACCCGTCCTCGTCCTGGCCCCCTCCTTGCGGACCTTCGACGGGCGGAGCCGGATCCTGCCGATCCTTTCCGAGATCCCGGACCCGCTCACCACGATCACGTACGGCCCCTGGATCTCCGTGTCCGAGGAGACGGCGGCGCGCTCCGGACTCCGGGACCGGGACGAGGTGACGGTCGCGTCGGGCGACTGGAAGGCGGTGCTGCCGGTGAAGGTCCAGCCGGGCCTCCCCGGAGGGGTCTTCGTCGTCTACCGCGACGCGATCCCCGCCCCCCCGGTCGGGACGGATCCGCGCACGGGCGGACCGGTGGACGCCATCAAAGGCGTCGGGATCACGAAGACCGGGAAGAGGGTCGAGATCCCCATCCTCTCGGGCTCCTTTTCCCAGCAGGGACGCGGCCTCATCCCCGACCCGGTGCACCTGGAAGAGGGGCGACGCCATAAACGGTGGACCCTGTACCCCGAGCACGAACACAAGGAGTACCGGTGGGGGATGGCCGTCGACCTGGGACGCTGCAACGGCTGCGCCGCCTGCGTGGCGGCCTGCCACGTCGAGAACAGCGTGCCCGTCGCGGGACCGGCGGACCACCTGAAGGGCCGGGAGATGTCGTGGCTGCGGATCGAGCCGTTCTACGAGAAGGGGGAGGTCGCGTTCCTCCCCATGCTCTGCCAGCAGTGCGACAACGCGCCGTGCGAATCGGTCTGCCCGGTCTTCGCCGCCTACCACAACCCGGAAGGGCTGAACGTCCAGGTGTACAACCGGTGCGTGGGGACGCGGTACTGCTCCAACAACTGCCCCTACAAGGTGCGCCGGTTCAACTGGTGGCAGCACCGCTGGCCGGAGCCGTCCGACCGGATGCGGAACCCCGACGTGCAGGTCCGGGAAGTGGGGATGATGGAGAAGTGCACCTTCTGCATCCAGCGGATCCGGGCCGCCAAGGACAAGGCGAAGGACGAGGGGCGGAAGGTCCGGGACGGGGAATTCACGACGGCCTGCGCCCAGAGCTGCCCCACCGGGGCGATCGTCTTCGGCAACCTCCTCGACAAGGAGTCGAAGGTCTCCCGGCTGGCCCATTCCGAACGGGCCTACCGCGTGTTCGAGACCCTCGGGACCGAACCGTCGGTCCACTACCTGCGCGGCAGGAAGCCGTGA
- the nrfD gene encoding polysulfide reductase NrfD has translation MNRDEGAMGNAEKYAKVDRDVLAALKRPGRAYLAGLAFAMLLAVMLHVLWAYQVRSGLGVVGKMHPVMWALYITNFVFWVGIAHSGTLISAVLFLFRARYRTSFNRAAEAMTVFALMVAGLFPLIHLGRSWVFYYLIPYPNQRQLWVNFRSPLVWDVFAVGTYFTVSLVFFYVGMIPDFAAAKQHVEGTRKRIYTALSLGWQGTQKEWRHYNMLYLFLAAFATPLVASVHSVVSWDFAMSIVPGWHTTIFAPYFVAGAILSGTAMVITLVVPMRKSLSLHAYITDDHFESIAKILLFTSLIVTYAYIVEFGLAWYGENVFERETFRYRLLGDYRYLTWTMLFCNSVVPLTLFARRLRRNTAFLFAVSLLVNVGMWLERFVIIVTSLSHDYDPYAWGIYKPTFVCLGVDIGSFGLFFMLFLLFVKNLPVLSISEIKEHL, from the coding sequence GTGAACCGGGACGAAGGCGCCATGGGAAACGCCGAAAAGTACGCCAAGGTGGACCGGGACGTCCTCGCCGCGTTGAAGCGGCCCGGCCGCGCCTACCTCGCCGGCCTCGCGTTCGCCATGCTTCTGGCCGTCATGCTCCACGTCCTCTGGGCCTACCAGGTCCGCAGCGGCCTCGGCGTGGTCGGGAAGATGCACCCCGTCATGTGGGCGCTCTACATCACGAACTTCGTCTTCTGGGTCGGGATCGCCCACTCGGGGACGCTGATCTCGGCGGTCCTCTTCCTCTTCCGCGCCCGGTACCGGACGAGCTTCAACCGGGCCGCGGAGGCGATGACCGTCTTCGCCCTCATGGTCGCCGGGCTGTTCCCCCTCATCCACCTGGGGCGGTCCTGGGTCTTCTACTACCTCATCCCCTACCCGAACCAGCGGCAGCTCTGGGTCAACTTCCGGTCCCCCCTGGTCTGGGACGTCTTCGCGGTAGGCACGTACTTCACCGTGAGCCTCGTCTTCTTCTACGTGGGGATGATCCCCGACTTCGCGGCCGCGAAACAGCACGTCGAGGGGACGCGGAAGCGGATCTACACCGCCCTCTCCCTGGGATGGCAGGGGACCCAGAAGGAATGGCGGCATTACAACATGCTCTACCTCTTCCTGGCCGCCTTCGCCACCCCCCTCGTGGCCTCGGTCCACTCCGTCGTCTCGTGGGACTTCGCCATGAGCATCGTCCCCGGGTGGCACACCACGATCTTCGCCCCCTATTTCGTGGCCGGGGCGATCCTTTCCGGCACGGCCATGGTCATCACGCTCGTCGTCCCCATGCGGAAATCCCTTTCCCTCCACGCGTACATCACCGACGACCATTTCGAGAGCATCGCGAAGATCCTCCTCTTCACCTCCCTCATCGTGACCTACGCCTACATCGTCGAGTTCGGCCTGGCCTGGTACGGAGAGAACGTCTTCGAGAGGGAGACGTTCCGGTACCGCCTGCTGGGGGATTACCGGTACCTCACCTGGACCATGCTCTTCTGCAACTCCGTCGTCCCCCTGACGCTCTTTGCGCGGAGACTCCGGCGGAACACGGCGTTCCTCTTCGCCGTCTCCCTCCTGGTGAACGTCGGGATGTGGCTGGAGCGGTTCGTCATCATCGTCACCTCCCTCTCCCACGATTACGACCCCTACGCCTGGGGCATCTACAAGCCCACGTTCGTCTGCCTGGGGGTGGACATCGGCAGCTTCGGGCTGTTCTTCATGCTCTTCCTGCTCTTCGTGAAGAACCTGCCCGTGCTGTCCATCTCGGAAATCAAGGAACACCTCTGA
- a CDS encoding DUF3341 domain-containing protein, which yields MADRRIFEDREQFLEALRRLVREGVPGERIRVITPFGVPEVEEILPGKRSKVRYFALVGAAGGTVTGLAFTILTALSWPLVIGGKPIVSLPPFIIIAFALTILFGALSTFAGFLLLSRLPSLRGIRSGEEYGNAFVILIEDGERR from the coding sequence ATGGCCGACCGGAGGATCTTCGAAGACAGGGAGCAATTCCTCGAGGCGCTGCGCCGGCTGGTCCGGGAGGGCGTCCCGGGGGAGAGGATCCGGGTGATCACGCCGTTCGGCGTCCCCGAGGTGGAGGAGATCCTTCCCGGCAAACGATCGAAGGTCCGGTACTTCGCGCTCGTCGGCGCCGCCGGAGGCACCGTCACCGGGCTCGCCTTCACCATCCTGACGGCGCTCAGCTGGCCCCTCGTCATCGGGGGGAAACCGATCGTCTCGCTGCCGCCCTTCATCATCATCGCGTTCGCCCTCACGATCCTGTTCGGCGCGCTGTCCACGTTCGCGGGCTTCCTCCTCCTGTCCCGGCTGCCGAGCCTCCGCGGGATCCGGTCGGGGGAGGAGTACGGGAACGCGTTCGTGATCCTGATCGAGGACGGGGAGCGGCGATGA
- a CDS encoding cytochrome c family protein, whose translation MTRNAIASILALAALALAVLAPTRSTAAPPEQPIRYTHKVHVTDYKLDCRFCHVYATKSASAGIPSVAKCMMCHRTIATDRPEIKKLAQYWKEKKPIPWVRVTELQEYTYFPHFRMVTYGKVPCLTCHPGIDRDDIAVQRQEFGMGWCLTCHRGRGVSIDCWTCHI comes from the coding sequence TTGACGCGTAACGCCATCGCCTCCATCCTCGCCCTGGCGGCCCTTGCCCTGGCCGTCCTCGCACCGACGCGTTCCACCGCCGCTCCCCCCGAGCAGCCGATCCGGTACACCCACAAGGTCCACGTGACCGACTACAAGCTCGACTGCCGGTTCTGCCACGTCTACGCCACGAAGTCCGCCTCGGCGGGGATCCCGTCCGTCGCCAAGTGCATGATGTGCCACCGGACGATCGCCACCGACCGCCCGGAGATCAAGAAGCTCGCGCAGTACTGGAAGGAGAAGAAACCGATCCCCTGGGTCCGGGTGACCGAGCTGCAGGAGTACACCTACTTCCCGCACTTCCGGATGGTGACCTACGGAAAGGTCCCGTGCCTCACCTGCCACCCGGGGATCGACAGGGACGACATCGCCGTCCAGCGGCAGGAGTTCGGCATGGGGTGGTGCCTCACGTGCCATCGCGGCCGGGGCGTCTCCATCGACTGCTGGACCTGCCACATCTAG
- a CDS encoding molybdopterin-dependent oxidoreductase has protein sequence MLNRRGFLKIGGATAFAALFGGCERLPKTLVPFVIPPENYALGESLWYASVCRQCPAGCGIVVRNSEGRAKKIEGNPLHPVNRGKLCARGQAGLQALYHPERLGTPLKLDGPRGSGKFREIPWEEALRLLMTGLSGVRAEAPTALLMLTDPMRGHRNLVSARFMKAFGSPHRVAWDPFGQDAHLSANEAVYGVRDLPEHDLAGTRYLLSFSGDFLETGVSPVHFGHAYGRMRAARPTVRGKFVHFGPRLSMTAANADAFLPVAPGTEGYAALGIAHVMVREKLTPAAAAAGGLWNAGLKEFTPQAAEEKTGVSAADIEAVAREFGANQPGLAMAGDAAAACTNGVFNLSAVGLLNLLAGNVGKPGGISFPDRLAAFASFGAEAKLLLPAAESGYPAVRDAVERMGKGKFRMALLSGATNPAFTLPPSLKFEEALLKVPTIVSFASFLDETTSLSDLVLPTPTYLEEWGDDLPPAGHGGEAITLGQPVVTPFRDTRSMPDVLIAAAKELGGPAAAALPWGSFRECLEKAYAGRGIDLEEAHKNGGIFSGKAGATRPAPKAGSPALPKAAEAAFAGDPARYPLVLHVYPSSALSDGRGANLPWLQELPDPIATAVWRNWVEVGPKTAAALALSDGDGVTVSSPFGSLQAFVFVHPAIAEGVAAMPLGQGHSRYGKYAADRGGNPYALLPASVESATKAPARHATRVSLVKTRMKGALVRTVHPEGQWLYENIL, from the coding sequence ATGCTGAACCGGAGAGGATTCCTGAAGATCGGCGGGGCGACGGCCTTCGCGGCCCTCTTCGGCGGCTGCGAACGGCTGCCCAAGACGCTCGTCCCCTTCGTGATCCCCCCCGAGAATTACGCGCTCGGCGAGTCGCTCTGGTACGCCTCCGTCTGCCGCCAGTGCCCGGCGGGGTGCGGGATCGTGGTCCGGAACTCCGAGGGGCGGGCGAAGAAGATCGAGGGGAACCCGCTCCACCCGGTCAACCGGGGGAAGCTGTGCGCCCGCGGACAGGCGGGGCTCCAGGCGCTCTACCACCCGGAGCGGCTGGGAACGCCCCTCAAGCTCGACGGTCCGCGCGGCTCCGGGAAGTTCCGGGAGATCCCGTGGGAGGAGGCGCTGCGGCTCCTCATGACCGGGCTTTCGGGCGTCCGGGCCGAGGCGCCGACCGCTCTCCTCATGCTCACCGATCCGATGCGGGGACACCGCAACCTCGTTTCCGCGCGCTTCATGAAGGCTTTCGGCTCCCCCCACCGGGTGGCCTGGGATCCCTTCGGGCAGGACGCGCACCTGTCGGCCAACGAGGCGGTCTACGGCGTGCGGGACCTGCCGGAGCACGACCTGGCCGGCACGCGGTACCTCCTCTCCTTCAGCGGCGATTTCCTCGAGACGGGGGTCTCCCCGGTCCATTTCGGGCACGCCTACGGGAGGATGCGGGCGGCGCGGCCGACCGTCCGCGGGAAGTTCGTCCATTTCGGGCCCCGTCTCTCGATGACGGCCGCCAACGCCGACGCCTTCCTCCCGGTCGCGCCGGGAACGGAAGGGTACGCCGCCCTGGGGATCGCCCACGTGATGGTGAGGGAGAAGCTCACCCCCGCGGCGGCGGCCGCCGGGGGGCTATGGAACGCGGGGCTGAAGGAGTTCACCCCCCAGGCCGCGGAAGAAAAGACCGGGGTTTCGGCCGCCGACATCGAGGCCGTGGCCCGGGAGTTCGGCGCCAACCAGCCGGGGCTCGCGATGGCGGGAGACGCGGCGGCGGCGTGCACCAACGGCGTCTTCAACCTGTCCGCCGTCGGGCTCCTCAACCTGCTGGCGGGAAACGTCGGGAAGCCGGGGGGGATCTCCTTCCCGGACCGGCTCGCCGCCTTCGCTTCGTTCGGGGCGGAGGCGAAGCTTCTGCTCCCCGCCGCCGAGAGCGGGTATCCCGCGGTCCGCGACGCGGTGGAGAGGATGGGGAAAGGAAAGTTCCGGATGGCCCTCCTGTCGGGCGCGACGAACCCGGCGTTCACCCTGCCGCCCTCCCTCAAGTTCGAGGAGGCGCTGCTCAAGGTCCCCACGATCGTCTCCTTCGCCTCCTTCCTCGACGAGACGACCTCCCTGTCGGACCTTGTCCTCCCCACGCCGACCTACCTGGAGGAGTGGGGAGACGATCTCCCCCCGGCAGGGCACGGGGGGGAGGCGATCACCCTGGGGCAGCCGGTGGTCACGCCGTTCCGGGACACCCGGTCGATGCCCGACGTCCTGATCGCGGCGGCGAAGGAGCTGGGCGGGCCCGCGGCGGCCGCCCTGCCGTGGGGAAGCTTCCGGGAGTGCCTGGAGAAGGCGTACGCCGGGAGGGGGATCGACCTCGAGGAGGCCCACAAGAACGGGGGGATCTTCTCCGGGAAGGCGGGCGCGACGCGGCCGGCGCCGAAGGCGGGATCCCCGGCCCTCCCGAAGGCGGCGGAGGCGGCGTTCGCGGGGGACCCCGCCCGGTACCCGCTCGTCCTGCACGTCTACCCCTCCAGCGCCCTTTCCGACGGGCGCGGGGCGAACCTGCCGTGGCTGCAGGAACTGCCCGACCCCATCGCCACCGCGGTCTGGCGGAACTGGGTCGAGGTGGGACCGAAGACCGCGGCCGCGCTCGCGCTGTCGGACGGCGACGGCGTCACCGTCTCCTCGCCCTTCGGGTCGCTCCAGGCCTTCGTCTTCGTTCACCCCGCGATCGCGGAAGGGGTGGCGGCGATGCCGCTGGGCCAGGGCCACTCCCGGTACGGGAAGTACGCCGCGGACCGGGGCGGGAACCCGTACGCCCTCCTTCCCGCGTCCGTCGAGAGCGCCACGAAGGCCCCCGCCCGGCACGCCACGCGGGTCTCCCTCGTCAAGACGAGGATGAAAGGGGCGCTGGTCCGCACGGTCCATCCCGAGGGCCAGTGGCTCTACGAGAACATCCTGTGA
- a CDS encoding 4Fe-4S dicluster domain-containing protein, with translation MKRRWAMVIDMDLCTGCGACVVACVAENNTPTVGESEAGKGRLMQWIRVVRYFRKEEHDETRAIFVATPCMHCEKAPCEIVCPVYATYHDEDDHVNAMVYNRCIGTRYCGNNCPYSVRVFNWWDYKREKPLDEQLNPDLTVRSRGVMEKCSYCIQRIRRGKETALKEGRPIRDGEVLPACAQTCPPGAIRFGDLDDPESAVSRMMKDPRRFRLMEHLGTEPSTVYLKKMRAPGR, from the coding sequence ATGAAACGCCGGTGGGCGATGGTGATCGACATGGACCTCTGCACGGGGTGCGGGGCGTGCGTGGTCGCCTGCGTGGCGGAGAACAACACCCCCACCGTGGGCGAATCCGAGGCCGGGAAGGGCCGCCTGATGCAATGGATCCGGGTGGTCCGGTACTTCCGGAAGGAGGAGCACGACGAGACGCGCGCGATCTTCGTGGCGACGCCCTGCATGCATTGCGAGAAGGCCCCCTGCGAGATCGTCTGCCCGGTCTACGCCACGTACCACGACGAGGACGACCACGTAAACGCGATGGTGTACAACCGGTGCATCGGGACGCGGTATTGCGGGAACAACTGCCCCTACTCCGTGCGGGTCTTCAACTGGTGGGATTACAAGAGGGAGAAGCCGCTGGACGAGCAGCTCAACCCCGACCTCACCGTGCGGTCCCGGGGCGTGATGGAGAAGTGCAGCTACTGCATCCAGCGGATCCGGCGGGGGAAGGAGACGGCCCTGAAGGAAGGCAGGCCGATCCGCGACGGGGAAGTCCTTCCCGCCTGCGCCCAGACCTGCCCGCCGGGCGCGATCCGGTTCGGCGACCTGGACGACCCGGAGAGCGCCGTTTCCCGGATGATGAAGGACCCGCGCCGCTTCCGGTTGATGGAGCACCTGGGGACCGAGCCGAGCACCGTGTACCTGAAGAAGATGAGGGCGCCGGGGCGATGA
- the nrfD gene encoding polysulfide reductase NrfD, whose amino-acid sequence MKTENHLSRLDESKLYDELSRSNLPATKRWYAGTGALLLVVLAAVATFVYMMLTGLGVTGLNRPVMWGVMIILFVFWVGLSHSGTLISAILRITRATWRAPVLRGAEAMTALALMVGGLYPLMHLGRNWRFYYILPYPSERQLWPNFRSPLLWDAVAITTYLTGSLLFLYFGMIPDLAIARDRAAGWRRKLYTFLAAGFRGTHAEWRRYHVASTLFAVIIIPVAVSVHSIVSWDFAMAMVPMWHSTIFAPYFVAGAIYSGIAGVIAVMVILRKAFRLERVLTPDHFDNLGKLLLTFTLVWGYFYFSDYLTAWYSRFPEDWEVIRSYSGHYLPLFSLLVACNFLIPFPLLCLKRVRQSIPAMFAVSLVVNVGMFTERVQIVVPSLARRNDPSIWGSYFPTWVEISFIVGSIAMFALIYVIFSKLFPVVAISDVKEQLFHTTDRTIGGANFSTVVSGEGKEEGRET is encoded by the coding sequence ATGAAGACCGAGAACCACCTCTCCCGCCTGGACGAGTCGAAGCTCTACGACGAGCTCTCGCGGTCGAACCTCCCCGCGACGAAACGGTGGTACGCGGGGACGGGGGCGCTGCTCCTCGTGGTCCTCGCGGCCGTCGCCACCTTCGTCTACATGATGCTCACCGGGCTCGGCGTCACCGGCCTCAACCGCCCCGTCATGTGGGGGGTGATGATCATCCTCTTCGTCTTCTGGGTCGGGCTCTCCCACTCGGGGACGCTCATCTCCGCGATCCTCCGGATCACGCGGGCCACCTGGCGCGCGCCCGTCCTGCGGGGGGCCGAGGCGATGACCGCCCTGGCCCTGATGGTGGGCGGCCTCTACCCCCTGATGCACCTGGGCCGGAACTGGCGGTTCTACTACATCCTCCCGTATCCGAGCGAGCGCCAGCTCTGGCCGAACTTCCGCTCCCCGCTCCTTTGGGACGCCGTGGCCATCACCACCTACCTCACGGGGAGCCTCCTCTTCCTCTACTTCGGCATGATCCCGGACCTGGCTATTGCGAGGGACCGCGCCGCGGGGTGGAGGAGGAAGCTCTACACCTTCCTGGCCGCGGGGTTCCGCGGGACCCACGCGGAGTGGCGGCGCTACCACGTGGCGTCGACGCTCTTCGCGGTGATCATCATCCCGGTGGCGGTCTCCGTCCACTCCATCGTGAGCTGGGACTTCGCGATGGCGATGGTCCCGATGTGGCACAGCACGATCTTCGCCCCCTACTTCGTGGCGGGGGCGATCTACTCGGGGATCGCGGGCGTCATCGCGGTGATGGTCATATTGCGCAAGGCGTTCCGGCTGGAGAGGGTGCTCACCCCGGACCACTTCGACAACCTGGGGAAGCTTCTCCTGACCTTCACGCTGGTCTGGGGGTACTTCTACTTCTCCGACTACCTCACCGCCTGGTACAGCCGGTTCCCCGAGGACTGGGAGGTGATCCGCTCCTACTCCGGGCACTACCTGCCGCTCTTTTCGTTGCTGGTGGCGTGCAACTTCCTCATCCCCTTTCCGCTGCTCTGCCTGAAACGGGTCCGGCAGTCGATCCCGGCCATGTTCGCCGTCTCCCTCGTCGTCAACGTGGGGATGTTCACGGAACGGGTCCAGATCGTCGTCCCCTCCCTCGCGCGGAGGAACGACCCCTCCATCTGGGGGAGCTACTTCCCCACGTGGGTGGAGATCTCCTTCATCGTCGGCTCGATCGCGATGTTCGCCCTGATCTACGTCATCTTCTCCAAGCTGTTCCCCGTGGTGGCGATCAGCGACGTGAAGGAGCAGCTCTTCCATACGACCGACCGGACCATCGGGGGAGCGAACTTCTCCACCGTCGTCAGCGGGGAAGGGAAGGAAGAGGGGAGGGAAACGTGA
- a CDS encoding DUF3341 domain-containing protein yields MRTGEPRVVIGLFDGVEKAAHAAHALRSLPLPEENVTTISSVPLPDGAVTRDRRPIRFPWIVVVFWLAGALGGLALTLVTYQVYPMITAGKPINTVPPAIIVSFEGGMFAALIATLVLGFRSIGLGPFRSGRKVFDRRIHEGRIALCARVDTGDQERLAIEAMTASGGEAVRAEEGEL; encoded by the coding sequence GTGAGGACCGGGGAACCGCGGGTCGTCATCGGGTTGTTCGACGGCGTGGAGAAGGCGGCGCACGCCGCGCACGCGCTCCGGTCCCTCCCCCTCCCGGAAGAAAACGTCACGACGATCTCCTCCGTCCCGCTGCCCGACGGGGCCGTGACCCGGGACCGCCGCCCCATCCGGTTCCCCTGGATCGTGGTCGTCTTCTGGCTCGCCGGAGCGCTGGGAGGCCTCGCCCTCACGCTCGTCACCTACCAGGTCTACCCGATGATCACCGCCGGGAAACCGATCAACACGGTGCCGCCCGCCATCATCGTCAGCTTCGAGGGGGGGATGTTCGCGGCGCTGATCGCCACCCTCGTCCTCGGGTTCCGTTCGATCGGCCTCGGGCCGTTCCGGTCCGGGAGGAAGGTGTTCGACCGGCGCATCCACGAGGGGAGGATCGCGCTGTGCGCCAGGGTGGACACCGGGGACCAGGAGCGGCTCGCCATCGAGGCCATGACCGCGTCCGGCGGCGAGGCGGTCCGGGCCGAGGAGGGGGAGCTGTGA